The window CTCCTTCTGAATAAATCTGAGCGTAGTTCCGAATCCTTTCATAAGGTAATTCCGAAAGGCTTCAAGAAGTGGTTCCGATGAGGTTCGGAACCTATACCTTTACGTTTTGAGATTAGTATTTTCATTTCTTTTGCCCGCTTTTTTTGTGGGGGATTAAGAATACTAACAATCTAATAAAAGACTATAAATGCCCTCTAGTATATCTAGGGGGTTTTTTCTTTTAGGTTTTTCATTTTTCTTTAAAGCATTCCAATAACCAAAGTTATAGGTAGTAGCAATTTAACTTTTGCAGAATTTACACTCCTGTTACGTAAATATATAAGTATAAACAGTACCAGAAAATGCCGATAGCATAAAAAGTATACAAAGAAGAAGTTTAAGTATAGAAGATATGAAAAACCTCTTCATTTCATATCTATTCTAAAGTACAGCTTTATTTGTTCGGAATTGGGAGTGGGAAGAACCTTCACATCCTCCCCCCTTCCCATACGTTAACTATTAAATAATAAAGGAGGAAAAATATTGGCATTGATATATATAAGAAAAGAAATAGTACCTCTAAAAAAACATGATATGTATGGAATAGAGGTAATAAAAGCAAAGGAAAAGTTGGTGTTAAATAGTAGCTTTAAAGCAGTATATATTGATATTTCCTCATTAGCAATGGCTATTGACCTAAAGGTTAATCAGTTATTAGAAGAGATATCATATAGTCCGATAACGAAAGAATACCTTGCTTATTACCGTATAGAGCAAAAGATTATTAGAGTAATTGATAGCCAAGCATTGAATGTGCTTGTCAGGAACTTAATATCTGCTGGTTATGACTTTGAGCTTTTAAAGACGATAAGAAGCCAAATCTATAAAACAATAGAACAAATGGAAAAGGAATGATTAGTATGGAAAAGACAAAAAATACATCAGTTTATTTAGAAGATTCTCAGATTCGTTATGTAGCTTTAATGGCATTTAGGTCGAATTTCAATAAATCTGAATACATCAGAAGTCTCATAGAGGATGATATGGAAAGAAATTGTGAAGTAGTAAAGCAATTTGAGAAACTAATATTCAAGCAAACTTTTAAATAGATGGGTTAATTACCAGTCCTTAACAAATTCGTTAAATTATTATATACCAAACTATATAGGATAATTAAATATGATGGCAGTTTGAAGCTGAGGGTTTTGCCAGAAATAAACTCCAAGGTGAGCTGAGCCGACGCAAGATGGAATGAAATCAGCAGTTACCGTATAAGTAATATCGGGTGTGGTTGATTGTGATACTAAACATCCTTGCAATATTACTTTAATGTTTCGGTAATGTGATGAGTTTAACGCATTCTCATGTAAATAAAAAACGTACGGGGAGGAGGTAATACTTAAACTACTTTAAGTACCACCAATGAAGTAATTATCGTCAAGGCTCAAATGAGACGATTCTTTTTATAAGTTTTCATTGGTTTTTGAGTATATAGGGGAAATTATATCTAAAATTAATAAAATAAATTTTCATAATCAAAGTTATTAGTATTCAGTTATAAATTAAACTTTGGTTCAATCTTGTTAAATTACATTTAGCGTGCAAGATTGCATATTAAAAAGATATTTAAAGTCAAATTAACATAAACAGGACAATATCTTGCTAATGTAATCTAAAGATCACTAAGTGATTCAATCATTTGTTATTCGACCATAATCAGATATTTTCATAAGTCAAAATAATAATGATTATTACAAAAAATGGAATTGTATTGATTGTGATAAATACTACATAAATAATGTCTCTTGATAATACAACAAGAAAAATATTTATTAAGCTATATGTTTAAGTTAAGATATAATTGGGTGATTAAAAAATGGAAGAATTAGATAGGAAATTATTTTGTTCTGCCTGTGGTCGTAAGACAAATCATAATATTTTATTTCAACAACAAAAAGAAGTTAGAAGTTTTACTATTATATATACGCTAGTTAAATGTGCTGGTTGTGACCATGTTTCTTATGCATCAGTCCATTTATATGATAATGTTGTAAGGGAAATTATAGTATATCCAGAAGAACCAAAAGTTGAACGAAATAAATTTCCTAAAATATGGGGAATAGTTAGAAGTAATGTTCCTGATAATGTTAAAGATTTATACAATCAAATAATTAATTCTTATAATCATGAATATAATATTCTATGTGGGCTTGGTTTAAGAACTTTAATAGAAGCAATTTGTTTGGAATTGAAAATAACAAAAGGATATAAATATGACATAAACGGTAAACCTCTAACACAAGATGGAAAAAAGGAAAGTTTAGAAGGGAAAATATTCGGATTATTTGAGAAACAATATATTATTTGGTATCATACATTAATTCTTCAAAGGATAAGAGAAATAGGTAATGCTGCTACTCATGAACTTATTGTTCCAACTTCTGATGAATTATATAGTGCAATCAATATTATTGAAATGTTAATTGAAAACATTTATGAATTGAAAAATCATGAATTATTATCGAGGTAAATTTAAAACATCTTTTTAAATTATTAGAAGGTGTTTTTTATATTTATGGGACAATACCTGAATTTAAAAAAACTTTTTTGTCAACAGGTAATTTCCCCTTTTATGTCGAAAGTAGTAGGAAAAGGGAGGTGTAAAGAATGGAACTTAAAAATTTCATTGACATAATTATTAATTCTAATAAAGAGGATTGGAAATATGATGATGATTTTGGTCGTTACATCTATATACATGATATTAGGATAAGCATAATTAGTGATAGGAATTTTGATGAAACCTATGAAAATAATTGGTTGAATTGTTTCCCAGATAAAAAAGGTTACTACAATAGATATTATCTCTGCTTTAATGGCGCTACTATCGAATCATTTTATGCTGTTGCAGTTGATGGATACAGAATGATTATTCCAAGTCCTCGATTAATGGATTTGAGTATATCACTTAAACAAAAACTAATTGGTAAAATAATTAATAAGCCTTACACAGAAGTTATTGACCAATACGATGACTACCTAAATATGGCTGGAATATCAATTAGAGATGAAGATTAAGAGAAACACCCTTCAAATCTGAGGGGTGTTTTATATTAATTAATATGGGGTGATATTATGTATAAATACGCAAATAAGTATTTTAATAAACACCAACGAGATAATATTTGGAGAAACATTAACACCGTTCGTGATATTGAAATTAAATCTAATTTCTGTGAAAGTCACATAGAATCTATTAAAAAATTACATCCAAAAGACAGAATTAGAGAAGATATAATTGAAGCAAAGATGGCACTAGGGGAATTTGAGATAGCATTAATCAGGATTGATAAATTTCCAAATTTATTTAATTTGTCCGAAGAAGAAATTTTTTCATTTCGAGAAAAATATTCAAATTATGAAAAGGAATTAAATAATCTAGATATGCAAAGAATTAGTTGGTAATAGTAGAAGAATATATTCTTTATTCTTCAGTATAGATAAAAGTCACTAATTCAAGAGGAGAAAACATGAACTGATTTGACAAATTTTGTTTATGTAATTAAAATTTAACTATAGAATGCTATAGGCTAAACCGTGGTCATAAATTCAAAAAAACCGTTGGAATCCTTTGAAAACAAAGGGCTGAATGGGGTACTGGTGTCCTCCACGGTCTTCAAAACCGCTTGTGACCTGCGTGCCAGGTCAGGTGGGTTCGATTCCCACACAGTCCCGCCAAAATAACCTTTTCAGCGTTTTTAATAAAAGTTCTCCTACACGGTCTAAATGGTGTTTTTTCACTAGACTGTTGAAGACTGTTTAGCGAGACTGTACATAACATTTACTCTTAGTCACCTATAAAAATTCATAGGGGGCTATTTTTATGCAAAAAACAATCCGTAAGTATAAGCGTGGGCAAGGTGGTAGTAAGAGTACTAAAAAGGTATTAGATGAATTGTCACTAGATGAAATGTTTGATGAGTTCATGACCTTTAAGAAAACTGAAGCACTCGCACCTAGAACCTTATCAGAATACTATATCCACTTTGAATATCTAAAAGGTTTTCTTGGTGAAGATATGACGAATGAAAGTATCACCTTAGAAGATTTCCGTGCGTATATCGGATATATGCTTCATGATAAGGAATTAAAACCAATGACAGTGAATATTAGAATTAGGACTATGCGTGCATTTATTCGATTCTGTTATACTGAAGGGTTTATTGATAATCCTATCCATGAAAGTTTTAAACCAGTAAAAGCACCAGAAGACACACTAGAATCATTTACCCCAGTGGACATAAAGAAGTTACTCGGTGTTATAGATGATGAACTAAATACTGGATTTCGTGATAAAGTTATCATCTTTGTATTACTGGATACATTAGTAAGAATATCTGAATTAGTGGCTATTAAGCGGAATAATGTTGATTTAAAAGGTGGGTTTATTCAGTTAGAAGCTGGTGACACCAAAACAAGAAAAGCAAGGACAGTTCCACTATCGACTAAAACGATAAAGTTATTAAAAGAGTATATGAAGGAAACAGAAGATTTTGGTGATGAATACCTTTTTCTTACTTATGATGGTCATCAAATTAATCAAGCTACAGTGAGATTAAACTTACATGATTATGGGAAAAAGGCTGGAATTACAAATAAAAGAGTATCACCACATACCTTCAGGCATACGGGTGCATTATTTTATGTTATGAACGGTGGCGACCCATTTTCATTACAGAAGATATTAGGGCATACAGATATGTCTATGGTAAGAAAGTATATTCAAATGACAGACACTGATGTTAGACGGCAATACAATTCCTTCTCACCGATAAATAGTATATTTGGAAAATGAAATTATTGAACCGTTCTTTTCTTTGGAACGGTTTTATTTTTATTACTATGCTGTAAAAATCATTAAAGCGGATTTCGACAAAAAGGTGCAAACCTTTAACGATTTTGAAGGATTATCATATTAATTGTTGAATTAGTCTTGAAGGGAGGGAAGAAATAATGGAATTATTAAATAGTTTAATATACCTTACTAAATCATCAACTCTTCGGAAGTTAAGTGGTGAACCTAAAATTTTATATAAGTATTCAATTGCAGCAACTTTTTATAATATTATTAATGGTAAACAACTACAAGTAGGGCAATTTGTAAATTTGGAGATTGCTAGGGATATACTTAAGAATCCGAAGAAGTCTAGTGAAAGTTATGATTTAGCTTTTTTTAAGAAACAAGTACATGACAGTCTAAGGCGTGGTCATTTTCATAATCCTGATTCTAAAGAGACTGTTGATATTATTTTTGGTTTTTTTAGAGAGAAACTGGAGGGTTTGAAAGTAGGGAAAAGGTTTTGGAAAGGTAGCGAATTTGAGAAAATTATTTCATTAAATGAATTTTTTAAAGGTAGGTCTGGACCAATAAAAGAACATCACTGGATTGATTTCAATATACAAAGAGGGTTGATTCCCACGATACCAGATTTAATTACATATTTTGATTTGATTAATTCATGGAATTGGATATTAGAACGGCATAAAAGATATTCCCAGCTTGCAGAAGAACAGAATGATGGATTAATCGCAAGATTAGATTTTTTAAAAAACGAAGAAGGAAGAAAAATCTTATACGAAATTTTTTCCTTACAAAGAATTTGCTATACGTCTTGTGTAACTTTTGTAGAATCGTATCTTTTTAATTTATTTTACAATTTTAAATCAAACCAATTGTTTGCGGATGAAGGGGAGATTTCTGATTTATATAAACTTCATGAAAGAAATGTAAATGATACTCATGTTATGGAAAAGATTATTTTCCCAAAATTCTTACAAGAAGATAGTCAATCTAATAAAAGAATTAAAGAACTGTATACAGAATTCTTAGAAGTTAATAAAGTCAGAAACGCAATTATACATACAACTTCATATGAAGATAAATCAAATCAAAGGTCTTTTATGGAAATGTTCTTTGAAGTGAATTTAGAAAAGGTTGAGAAAGCAATGAATAATTCAGTTGAATTTGTACTTCTTATTGACCAATTGTTACCTCATGAACATAAATTACTTTATTGGTGGGATAAATTTGAAACCCCAGATTTTAGTAAAAGGAAAAAAATATCAACAATAAATCCGGATTCAAACCTGTCAAAATTAACTAGTATCTAGATTTATAAAAGGATTGAATACCTTGATAACGTATATTTACATAAACTAGTAAGGATAGTCCTCTTAAATATTAAAGTACAAGAACAAGAACGGAAGTATTGATTGAAGTTTAAAAAAGACATTGGGCGAAGTTGGATGTTTGTTGTGATGGATAAGGATTTCGTTGAAAATAGAAAGGGATATTCGGAGTTCCTACGCTGGAACTACTAAGATGAATTAAGACTGATGGGCAGCTGAAATATACCTAAAGGATTAAACACCTTAGATAGTAAGATTTCAATTTTTTAAGGCTTGATAATTAAGACTTCAGCCTATTCCCATCAGTCTTAATTAACTATGATTTATTAGTGTAATATCTATTGTTAATACGCTTCCTGGCTAGTTTAGTACAGGTCTTACTACAATACTTATTCCGGCTATTAGAAGGCTTGAAGCTATCTCCACATAAAGCACAATCACGGTAGCTATAGATGACCTTCTTTATGTTAGCTGGTACATTTTCAGTTAAAGTATCACAAGTATCTTCATCTCTTTCTCTTATCCCTAACACGTACTTATTAAAGTAACTACATTCAGCTTCTTCAGTAGGGAACTGATGCCCACGATATACAAAGGCAGTTACTAACGGACATTCAATATTACGAATTAAGCACAAACCATTTTGATAGTTAGCACAACTTTCTTTTACTACTTTCTTATGATTCATATCATTCACTTCTCCTAATTGATTATTAATAAACAAAACAAGAGAACTCCGTCACGATCGTGACGAAGTTAGATAATTAATATTAGTTAAATGGATTCCTAACTGGTTTTTCAAAGTGACCTTTAACGACTAGGAAACAGATAGTGAAAACAGTTAGTATTGGTATCATGTTAAATCCTTCTTGTGCGCGTACTTCTTCAGGTAGTCGATATCCGATGCCGTGTAAGTGCCTTGAATAAATCGTGTTAGTTCCTGATGTGTCATAGCTAGATAAGTACCGCCAAAACGTGGATTCCTGTTAGTAGGGTTACTTTTTACTATGTTATCTGAATACACTTGTTGCTTTCTGCCTGATGCTATTATTAAGGTTTGTAATTGAGTATCAAGGCTATTAGCTTCTTTAATCACTTTAGATTCTTCAAGGATTGCATCAACGTAAAGCTTCTTATTGTGCATCATTTTTGCATAAGCTTTAGCTTCCTGTACCGCACGTTCCTGACTGAATAGGCGGTGTAGTTTAGTGACTTCTTCACCTTGATTTATTTGAAATTGCTTTATGGCATTAGTAAGTATTAGGACTTCTTATTGCTTCTCCTGAAGTTCTTGCTGATACTTAGCTAAAGTTTTCTTCAATTTAGCTTCAAGGCTACCATCACCTTCTAAAACTCTTATAGTAGACGCTTCTGGAATCTCTTTTTCTGTTAGCATCCTAACTTCTAATTCTAGGTATTGGATGCGTGTTTTGGCATCCTGAAGCTTCTGATTAAGTCCTTGAAGTTTCTGATTGTATTCACTGATATACTGTTTTACTTTCTCGTTAATGTTTGTAGTCATTACTTAACTTCCCCCTTAATTTTAGCTTCCTGATGGATAATGAAATGTTGATTTTCAAATAGGTGTACATCTGACCTTTGAACTTTTGTAAAGCCATCATTGAAAGAGTAACCGCCTAATACCACTGAAGCGATGAATAACAGTTCCTTTTGTTGTCTGATACGATATAGTAGGCACTTCCACTAGCACAGTTTGGTTATCAAAGTACCGTTGTAAGTAAGCAAGTCTTTCAGTGTTAATGTTAGTCATTGTCATTTCCCCCTAAGATAAAGATATTGGTGTTCGGTGTGTAGTAAGTAAGCTGGTTACGATTAATGTAACTAGCGGAATTCAGTTTCATAGTTTTGTATAAGCTTCTGAAGTAAAGACGATTACCTAGTAATTTCCTTAGTTGTGCGTTATAGCTTCGCTTATCTTGTGAATCCTTAGCGAGTCCCTTAATGCCTTCAGTAGCCTTAAATTTCGCACTGAATAGAAGTTGGTGGAAAGATTGCTGTACACGTTCAGGAAGTCTGTCCAGCGGTGCTTCATTCATGTTAAGTTGTACACCTTCAATCTTCCCAATTACTAAATCAAGCTGGATTAATAATTCAGCCTTTGTTGTTGTGCCTTTATTGAATTCAATAGATATATCTGTTAGTTCGTCCATTAGCTTGTTAATAACTATCATTTGCTTCCACCAGCTTTCTTCTTATTTTGCATCATAGTGTGAATCAGGATAATAAATGTATCATCGCAGCCGTTTTCTTTCAGTAGTTGATATACCATCTCACGTTCATAGGACTTCCAGCTATCTGTACGCTGTTTATAAACGATTGCCTGACGTGTCATTCTTAGCTTGAAAGCTATTGAATCGTACTGGATTCCGTACAGTCTAAATAGTGCTGATATGGTTTTGTTATCTAAAAGCTGTATTACTTGTTTATTATTGTAGTAATTCATTTGGTCACTTCCTTTAGGTTGGTAGGCATAAAAAATAAACAGCTTCCCTTTCAGGAAACTGTTCGTCTTTTAAGTTGTAAATTATAGTTGGGTTCATGTTAATTTCTAATAAGCACTAGACTGAATCACTGAAGCCGGTAGGGAGAAAACAAGGAAGTAACCTACTAACTTCATGATTCAAGAATGGTACAGAAAGAAAAATTACCTTGTCCTAGATGATTTTCTTATATCTCTAATACCACTATCAGCCTTCTGATGATTGATAGCGATATCTATTGTTAAAGGGGCTTGGGGGGCTTAAAATACTACATAAAAAGGCATTGTTCATAATGTTGTTACATTTACTTGCATATCCTTTTTGTTTAACTATCTTGAATCTTCTATATTTAGTAGAGTAATATTACAGGTATGTTTATCTCTTAAAAAAGCAAATACAAGGGGGAAAAGGGATGGCTAGAAAGTTTGCAGAGGAAGAACTAAGAAACATTGCGAAAAATTCAAAAGGGTTGTATGAAACTAGTAGTAAAATACTGAAATCGTTTGCTGCACAACATAATGCTACCAAGCAATATGATATTTTCCTTTCACATAGTTTCCAAGATGCAGAGGTTATACACGGATTAAAAATATTTATTGAGTCAAAATTTAACCTTTCAGTTTATGTAGATTGGCTAGACACTCCTGAACTAGACCGTTCAAATGTTACTAAAACAACAGCCAATAAACTGCGTGAGGTTATGAAGAATTGCAAATCAATGCTTGTCGCATACTCTGAATCAGTACCTGAATCCAGATGGGTTCCATGGGAAGTTGGCTATTTTGATTCTGTAAAAGCAAGAATAGCTGTATTACCAATTTCTAAATACAGAGTCGATTCAGAGAGTTTTGAAGGGCAAGAGTATCTAGGATTATATTCATATGGAGTTCGTGATACTGTAAATGGTAATGATGTGATATGGATTCAAAATAGCCCAACTGAGTATGTTGGACTTAAAAATTGGATAATTGGAACTGAACCCTATGTGAGAGGTGCATAGTATGGATGAAAAACTAAAACATCTAGAATTTATCCAACAAGCCATTACAAGAATGGCCTCTAATTCTTTTATGTTGAAAGGATGGACAGTTACTTTAGTTGTTG of the Bacillus sp. 1NLA3E genome contains:
- a CDS encoding tyrosine-type recombinase/integrase, whose product is MQKTIRKYKRGQGGSKSTKKVLDELSLDEMFDEFMTFKKTEALAPRTLSEYYIHFEYLKGFLGEDMTNESITLEDFRAYIGYMLHDKELKPMTVNIRIRTMRAFIRFCYTEGFIDNPIHESFKPVKAPEDTLESFTPVDIKKLLGVIDDELNTGFRDKVIIFVLLDTLVRISELVAIKRNNVDLKGGFIQLEAGDTKTRKARTVPLSTKTIKLLKEYMKETEDFGDEYLFLTYDGHQINQATVRLNLHDYGKKAGITNKRVSPHTFRHTGALFYVMNGGDPFSLQKILGHTDMSMVRKYIQMTDTDVRRQYNSFSPINSIFGK
- a CDS encoding TIR domain-containing protein, whose translation is MARKFAEEELRNIAKNSKGLYETSSKILKSFAAQHNATKQYDIFLSHSFQDAEVIHGLKIFIESKFNLSVYVDWLDTPELDRSNVTKTTANKLREVMKNCKSMLVAYSESVPESRWVPWEVGYFDSVKARIAVLPISKYRVDSESFEGQEYLGLYSYGVRDTVNGNDVIWIQNSPTEYVGLKNWIIGTEPYVRGA
- a CDS encoding DUF4145 domain-containing protein, whose product is MEELDRKLFCSACGRKTNHNILFQQQKEVRSFTIIYTLVKCAGCDHVSYASVHLYDNVVREIIVYPEEPKVERNKFPKIWGIVRSNVPDNVKDLYNQIINSYNHEYNILCGLGLRTLIEAICLELKITKGYKYDINGKPLTQDGKKESLEGKIFGLFEKQYIIWYHTLILQRIREIGNAATHELIVPTSDELYSAINIIEMLIENIYELKNHELLSR